A genomic region of Dickeya solani IPO 2222 contains the following coding sequences:
- a CDS encoding YebY family protein — MKKVVLSLIVSVLSAQALAAPQLANLSKLEYGPRWAFNREEVQLICRPGHAMYVINPSTLVQYPLNDVAREQVNSGKMNARPLETLLLDDPQNPGQKMSLQPFIDRAKALCQ; from the coding sequence ATGAAAAAAGTAGTGCTGTCGCTTATTGTCTCTGTGTTGTCGGCCCAGGCGTTAGCCGCGCCGCAACTGGCTAACCTGAGCAAGCTGGAATATGGCCCGCGCTGGGCGTTCAACCGCGAAGAAGTTCAGTTGATCTGCAGACCCGGCCATGCCATGTACGTGATCAATCCCAGTACGCTGGTGCAATACCCGCTCAATGACGTGGCGCGTGAGCAGGTCAACTCCGGCAAGATGAACGCTCGTCCGCTGGAAACCCTTCTTCTGGATGACCCGCAGAATCCGGGCCAAAAAATGAGTCTGCAACCCTTTATCGACCGGGCAAAAGCCCTCTGCCAGTAG
- a CDS encoding FIST N-terminal domain-containing protein, with the protein MNVQPKYASSESPNPVEAVAEFASQIGHEGIDAVIFFCSPDYDLDVLGRELKNTFSCPCIGCTSSGQIGTEGFQHSGLLGLGLGGGFRIHSFMIQPLVNYTAVVADIAEAIRRDSEARPNLHRFGLLLVDGLSMVEERLVANLYQQIGNVPIIGGSAGDDLRFEKTHVYDGNGRFISDAAVFAVIETHSPVTTFKVQHFEPSEVELIITEADPEKRLILEINGEPAAQVYAEALGLTVNELTPTVFSRNPLMLSFGDEPYVRSIQKWNDDLSLTCYCAIEEGLIVAIGKAEDPVRTLKQAFDKVRETIPEPAVIIGCDCILRRLQFEQEGLEQQIGSVMAQNRVIGFSTYGEQYNGLHVNQTFTGIAIGGQNVD; encoded by the coding sequence ATGAATGTCCAACCCAAATATGCCAGTAGCGAATCGCCGAACCCGGTCGAGGCTGTCGCCGAGTTTGCCAGCCAGATTGGTCATGAAGGCATCGATGCCGTCATTTTCTTCTGCTCCCCAGACTACGACCTGGATGTTCTGGGCCGAGAGTTGAAGAACACCTTCTCCTGTCCCTGCATAGGTTGCACGTCCTCTGGACAGATTGGCACCGAAGGCTTCCAGCACTCTGGACTATTGGGTCTCGGATTAGGCGGCGGTTTTCGCATCCACTCCTTCATGATTCAACCTTTGGTCAACTATACCGCGGTAGTGGCCGATATCGCCGAAGCAATTCGCCGCGATAGTGAGGCCAGGCCGAACCTGCATCGTTTCGGTCTGCTGCTGGTAGACGGCCTCTCTATGGTCGAAGAACGTCTGGTAGCGAACCTCTATCAGCAGATCGGCAACGTTCCTATAATCGGCGGCTCCGCTGGTGATGACCTACGTTTCGAAAAGACTCATGTCTATGATGGAAATGGACGGTTCATTTCCGACGCAGCCGTATTCGCTGTTATCGAGACCCATTCGCCCGTCACCACCTTTAAGGTCCAGCACTTCGAACCCAGCGAGGTAGAGCTAATCATCACCGAGGCCGACCCGGAGAAGCGGCTCATCCTGGAGATAAACGGCGAACCTGCCGCTCAGGTTTACGCGGAAGCCTTAGGTCTCACGGTGAACGAATTGACGCCGACGGTATTTTCCCGCAATCCGCTGATGCTCTCCTTCGGTGATGAACCCTACGTCCGTTCCATACAGAAGTGGAACGACGATCTCTCTCTCACCTGCTACTGCGCCATCGAAGAAGGACTGATCGTCGCCATCGGCAAAGCGGAGGACCCGGTCCGAACCCTCAAACAGGCCTTTGACAAAGTCCGCGAGACGATTCCAGAACCCGCGGTAATCATCGGCTGTGATTGCATCCTGCGTCGACTCCAGTTCGAACAGGAAGGGCTTGAACAGCAGATCGGCAGCGTAATGGCGCAGAACCGGGTAATCGGTTTTTCCACCTACGGCGAGCAATATAACGGGTTGCACGTGAACCAAACCTTCACGGGCATCGCCATTGGAGGACAGAACGTTGACTGA
- a CDS encoding GlsB/YeaQ/YmgE family stress response membrane protein, producing MGIISWVIFGLVAGILAKWIMPGRDGGGFIMTVLLGVVGAVVGGWISTFFGFGKVDGFNIGSFAVAVVGAIVVLWVYRKVRD from the coding sequence ATGGGAATCATTTCATGGGTTATTTTCGGTCTCGTTGCCGGTATTTTGGCAAAGTGGATCATGCCGGGCAGAGATGGCGGTGGTTTTATCATGACCGTGTTGCTGGGCGTGGTCGGCGCGGTGGTCGGCGGCTGGATCAGCACTTTCTTTGGTTTTGGCAAAGTCGATGGTTTTAATATCGGTAGTTTTGCGGTGGCGGTGGTCGGCGCCATTGTGGTGTTGTGGGTTTACCGTAAAGTGCGCGACTGA
- a CDS encoding aminopeptidase codes for MAALPRGPPPDNSGERQREQFVRLVLDSRQRLETLYTSGQSEAQMAAGKAAEFERLRQHYRQMRDQQWSGEGRYDD; via the coding sequence GTGGCGGCACTCCCAAGGGGGCCGCCGCCAGATAACTCCGGAGAGCGTCAGCGTGAGCAGTTCGTCAGGTTGGTGCTGGACAGTCGCCAACGCCTGGAGACTCTCTACACCAGTGGTCAGAGTGAAGCACAGATGGCCGCCGGAAAAGCCGCTGAGTTCGAACGTTTGCGTCAGCATTATCGACAAATGCGTGACCAGCAATGGAGTGGTGAAGGTCGATACGATGATTAG